Proteins from one Mixophyes fleayi isolate aMixFle1 chromosome 9, aMixFle1.hap1, whole genome shotgun sequence genomic window:
- the TUBB4B gene encoding tubulin beta-4B chain has protein sequence MREIVHLQAGQCGNQIGAKFWEVISDEHGIDPTGTYHGDSDLQLERINVYYNEATGGKYVPRAVLVDLEPGTMDSVRSGPFGQIFRPDNFVFGQSGAGNNWAKGHYTEGAELVDSVLDVVRKEAESCDCLQGFQLTHSLGGGTGSGMGTLLISKIREEYPDRIMNTFSVVPSPKVSDTVVEPYNATLSVHQLVENTDETYCIDNEALYDICFRTLKLTTPTYGDLNHLVSATMSGVTTCLRFPGQLNADLRKLAVNMVPFPRLHFFMPGFAPLTSRGSQQYRALTVPELTQQMFDAKNMMAACDPRHGRYLTVAAVFRGRMSMKEVDEQMLNVQNKNSSYFVEWIPNNVKTAVCDIPPRGLKMSATFIGNSTAIQELFKRISEQFTAMFRRKAFLHWYTGEGMDEMEFTEAESNMNDLVSEYQQYQDATAEEEGEFEEEAEEEAA, from the exons ATGAGGGAGATCGTGCACCTGCAGGCTGGACAGTGCGGAAACCAGATCGGGGCCAAG TTCTGGGAAGTAATCAGTGACGAACATGGAATTGACCCAACCGGCACATACCATGGAGACAGCGATCTGCAACTGGAGAGGATAAACGTTTACTACAATGAAGCAACAG GTGGCAAATATGTTCCCCGTGCTGTTCTTGTGGACCTGGAGCCAGGAACCATGGACTCTGTGCGGTCTGGGCCTTTTGGGCAGATCTTCAGACCAGACAACTTTGTATTTG GCCAGAGTGGTGCTGGAAACAACTGGGCCAAGGGACACTACACAGAGGGAGCAGAACTGGTTGACTCAGTGCTGGATGTTGTAAGGAAGGAAGCTGAAAGCTGTGACTGTCTTCAGGGGTTCCAGCTGACCCACTCCTTGGGTGGTGGTACTGGGTCTGGTATGGGTACCCTCCTAATCAGCAAGATCAGAGAAGAATATCCAGACAGAATCATGAACACTTTCAGCGTTGTGCCCTCCCCAAAAGTATCTGATACTGTAGTAGAGCCTTATAATGCCACATTGTCCGTACACCAGCTTGTAGAGAACACAGATGAAACCTACTGCATAGATAATGAAGCCTTGTATGACATCTGCTTCAGAACCCTAAAACTTACCACCCCCACATACGGTGACCTGAACCACCTGGTATCCGCCACCATGAGTGGGGTCACAACCTGTCTCCGCTTCCCTGGCCAGCTTAACGCCGACCTCCGTAAACTGGCCGTCAACATGGTACCTTTCCCCCGTCTGCACTTCTTCATGCCTGGCTTTGCCCCACTCACCAGCCGTGGCAGCCAGCAGTACCGTGCCCTAACTGTGCCTGAGCTGACGCAGCAGATGTTCGATGCCAAGAACATGATGGCTGCCTGTGACCCACGTCACGGGCGCTATCTGACCGTAGCTGCTGTGTTCAGAGGCCGTATGTCCATGAAGGAGGTGGATGAGCAGATGCTCAACGTACAAAACAAGAACAGCAGCTACTTCGTAGAATGGATCCCCAACAACGTTAAAACGGCCGTCTGTGACATCCCACCCCGTGGCCTGAAGATGTCTGCCACCTTCATCGGTAACAGCACCGCCATCCAGGAGCTGTTCAAGCGCATCTCCGAGCAGTTCACGGCCATGTTCCGTAGGAAGGCCTTCTTGCATTGGTACACCGGCGAGGGCATGGATGAGATGGAGTTCACCGAAGCGGAGAGCAACATGAATGACCTGGTGTCCGAGTACCAGCAGTACCAGGATGCTACAGCTGAAGAGGAGGGAGAATTCGAGGAGGAGGCTGAGGAAGAGGCAGCATAA